In one Silene latifolia isolate original U9 population chromosome 10, ASM4854445v1, whole genome shotgun sequence genomic region, the following are encoded:
- the LOC141605407 gene encoding alcohol dehydrogenase, translated as MSNTAGQVIRCKAAVAWEAGKPLVMEEVEVAPPQKMEVRVKILFTSLCHTDVYFWEAKGQTPVFPRILGHEAGGIVESIGEGVTDLQPGDHVLPVFTGECKECAHCKSEESNMCDLLRINTDRGVMLNDGKSRFSINGKPIYHFVGTSTFSEYTVTHVGSLAKINPKAPLDKVCVLSCGISTGFGATVNVAKPKKGHTVAVFGLGAVGLAACEGARVSGASRIIGVDLLPSRFEAAKNFGVTDFVNPKDHDKPVQEVIAEMTNGGVDRSIECTGNVQAMISAFECVHDGWGVAVLVGVPNKDDAFKTHPMNFLNERTLKGTFFGNYKPRTDIPLVVEKYMNKEMELDKFITHEISFKDINKAFELMAKGEGIRCIIRMDA; from the exons atgtcgaATACTGCTGGACAAGTTATTCGTTGCAAAG CTGCAGTAGCATGGGAAGCCGGAAAACCATTAGTAATGGAGGAAGTGGAGGTGGCTCCTCCTCAGAAGATGGAGGTTCGGGTTAAGATCCTCTTCACTTCCCTTTGCCACACTGATGTTTATTTCTGGGAGGCCAAG GGCCAAACACCGGTTTTTCCTCGCATTCTCGGTCATGAAGCAGGAGG AATTGTGGAAAGCATTGGCGAAGGTGTGACTGATCTACAGCCGGGGGATCACGTCCTGCCAGTTTTCACAGGGGAATGCAAGGAATGTGCTCACTGTAAATCGGAGGAGAGTAACATGTGTGATTTATTGAGGATCAATACAGACAGAGGAGTAATGCTTAATGATGGAAAATCAAGGTTCTCAATCAATGGCAAACCCATTTACCACTTTGTCGGAACATCTACATTTAGTGAATACACTGTTACTCATGTTGGTTCCCTTGCTAAGATCAACCCTAAAGCACCCCTTGACAAAGTCTGTGTTCTAAGCTGTGGAATTTCTACAG GTTTTGGTGCTACTGTGAATGTTGCTAAACCAAAGAAAGGCCATACTGTCGCTGTTTTCGGGCTAGGAGCTGTCGGTCTCGCG GCTTGCGAAGGTGCAAGAGTTTCTGGTGCTTCAAGGATTATTGGTGTTGATCTCCTTCCTAGTAGGTTTGAAGCAG CAAAGAACTTTGGTGTGACTGACTTTGTGAACCCTAAAGACCATGACAAACCCGTGCAAGAG GTGATTGCTGAGATGACTAATGGCGGAGTTGACCGAAGTATTGAATGTACTGGAAATGTCCAGGCTATGATCTCTGCTTTTGAATGTGTCCATGAT GGTTGGGGAGTTGCTGTACTTGTTGGTGTACCAAACAAAGACGATGCCTTCAAAACCCATCCCATGAATTTTCTGAATGAAAGGACGTTGAAGGGCACTTTCTTTGGCAACTACAAACCTCGGACTGATATACCGCTTGTTGTGGAGAAGTACATGAACAAG GAGATGGAGCTGGACAAATTCATTACACATGAAATCTCCTTCAAGGACATTAACAAGGCCTTTGAGTTGATGGCAAAGGGTGAAGGTATCAGGTGCATCATTCGCATGGACGCATGA